The proteins below are encoded in one region of Opisthocomus hoazin isolate bOpiHoa1 chromosome 26, bOpiHoa1.hap1, whole genome shotgun sequence:
- the PLXDC1 gene encoding plexin domain-containing protein 1 isoform X1 codes for MRWGGLILLCLLRGALGAGRPPGSPATGEGRRRARETSPRPEGTRISQDLVGGSLAIDTLPANETRIVEDNHSYYVSRIYGPGDARLRGLWVDMAAANRNQVKIHGILSNTHRQASRIILSFDFPFYGHLLRQVTIATGGFIFMGDVIHRMLTATQYVAPLMANFNPSYSRNSTVQYLDNGTVFVVQWDKVYLQGKEDMGSFTFQAALHSSGRIVFGYQEIPVPVLQISASQHPVKAGLSDAFMILNPSPDVPESRRRTIYEYHRVELDTSKITNMSAVEFTPLPTCLQHQSCETCVTSELTFNCSWCHVLQRCSSGFDRYREEWLSYGCGQESDEKTCEDLAEGDRYSASPGSSFSPLDEDVTTSTSSLFIDSLTTEDDTKLNQYAGSEGVGSRLPSKKAGAPIHTGTIVGIVLAVVLIAAIILAGIYVNSHPTSNAALFFIERRPHHWPAMKFRNHTNHATYSEVEPASQEKEGFVEAEQC; via the exons atGCGCTGggggggcctgatcctgctctgcctgctgcgcGGGGCGCTGGGCGCAG gaCGCCCACCTGGGAGCCCAGCGACGGGCGAAGGGCGACGGAGAGCTCGGGAGACCTCGCCGCGGCCGGAGGGGACCCGCATCAGCCAGGACCTGGTAGGGGGTAGCCTGGCCATCGACACGCTGCCGGCCAATGAGACGCGGATCGTG GAGGACAACCACAGCTACTACGTCTCGCGGATCTACGGGCCGGGGGATGCCCGTCTGAGGGGGCTGTGGGTCGACATGGCGGCGGCCAACAGGAACCAAGTGAAGATCCACGGGATCCTCTCCAACACGCACCGGCAGGCCTCG AGAATCATCCTCTCCTTTGACTTCCCTTTCTACGGGCACCTCCTGCGGCAGGTCACGATAGCGACGGGCG GTTTTATCTTCATGGGGGACGTCATCCACCGGATGCTGACAGCCACGCAGTACGTCGCACCCCTCATGGCCAACTTCAACCCCAGCTACTCCCGCAACTCCACCGTCCAGTACTTGGACAATG GGACAGTTTTTGTGGTGCAGTGGGACAAGGTCTACCTTCAGGGGAAGGAGGACATGGGCAGCTTCACCTTCCAGGCGGCCCTGCACAGCTCCGGGAGAATCGTCTTTGGGTACCAGGAG ATCCCTGTGCCGGTGCTGCAGATCAGTGCCTCCCAGCACCCCGTGAAAGCCGGCCTCTCCGATGCCTTCATGATCCTCAACCCCTCTCCCGACGTGCCTG AGTCCCGCCGTCGGACCATCTACGAGTATCACCGCGTGGAGCTGGACACCAGCAAGATCACCAACATGTCGGCCGTGGAGTTCACCCCGCTGCCCA CTTGTCTCCAGCACCAGAGCTGTGAAACCTGTGTGACCTCGGAGCTGACCTTCAACTGCAGCTGGTGCCACGTCCTGCAGAG ATGTTCCAGTGGCTTTGACCGATACCGTGAGGAGTGGCTGTCCTACGGCTGTGGCCAGGAG tcaGATGAGAAGACTTGTGAGGATTTAGCAGAAGGCGACCGCTATTCGGCGTCTCCTGGCAGCTCTTTCTCGCCGCTGGATGAGGACGTCACCACCTCCACGTCCTCGCTCTTCATCGACAGCCTCACTACAGAAG aTGATACGAAGCTCAATCAGTATGCAGGAAGCGAAG GTGTGGGAAGCAGGCTTCCTTCCAAGAAAGCGGGTGCCCCGATTCACACTGGCACTATCGTGGGGATCGTTCTGGCTGTGGTGCTCATTGCAGCTATAATCCTTGCTGGAATTTACGTTAACAGCCACCCCACCTCCAACGCTGCCCTCTTCTTCATTGAG CGAAGGCCACATCACTGGCCTGCCATGAAATTCCGAAATCACACCAACCACGCGACGTACTCAGAGGTGGAGCCAGCCAGCCAGGAGAAGGAGGGCTTTGTCGAAGCAGAACAGTGCTGA
- the PLXDC1 gene encoding plexin domain-containing protein 1 isoform X2: MGSDQRLTAGSYFQAGQGTGGDAGSDLMRSAGSRTEDNHSYYVSRIYGPGDARLRGLWVDMAAANRNQVKIHGILSNTHRQASRIILSFDFPFYGHLLRQVTIATGGFIFMGDVIHRMLTATQYVAPLMANFNPSYSRNSTVQYLDNGTVFVVQWDKVYLQGKEDMGSFTFQAALHSSGRIVFGYQEIPVPVLQISASQHPVKAGLSDAFMILNPSPDVPESRRRTIYEYHRVELDTSKITNMSAVEFTPLPTCLQHQSCETCVTSELTFNCSWCHVLQRCSSGFDRYREEWLSYGCGQESDEKTCEDLAEGDRYSASPGSSFSPLDEDVTTSTSSLFIDSLTTEDDTKLNQYAGSEGVGSRLPSKKAGAPIHTGTIVGIVLAVVLIAAIILAGIYVNSHPTSNAALFFIERRPHHWPAMKFRNHTNHATYSEVEPASQEKEGFVEAEQC; this comes from the exons ATGGGATCCGACCAGCGCCTGACCGCCGGGAGCTATTTCCAGGCTGGGCAGGGCACTGGTGGGGACGCTGGCTCTGATTTAATGCGCAGTGCTGGATCCCGAACG GAGGACAACCACAGCTACTACGTCTCGCGGATCTACGGGCCGGGGGATGCCCGTCTGAGGGGGCTGTGGGTCGACATGGCGGCGGCCAACAGGAACCAAGTGAAGATCCACGGGATCCTCTCCAACACGCACCGGCAGGCCTCG AGAATCATCCTCTCCTTTGACTTCCCTTTCTACGGGCACCTCCTGCGGCAGGTCACGATAGCGACGGGCG GTTTTATCTTCATGGGGGACGTCATCCACCGGATGCTGACAGCCACGCAGTACGTCGCACCCCTCATGGCCAACTTCAACCCCAGCTACTCCCGCAACTCCACCGTCCAGTACTTGGACAATG GGACAGTTTTTGTGGTGCAGTGGGACAAGGTCTACCTTCAGGGGAAGGAGGACATGGGCAGCTTCACCTTCCAGGCGGCCCTGCACAGCTCCGGGAGAATCGTCTTTGGGTACCAGGAG ATCCCTGTGCCGGTGCTGCAGATCAGTGCCTCCCAGCACCCCGTGAAAGCCGGCCTCTCCGATGCCTTCATGATCCTCAACCCCTCTCCCGACGTGCCTG AGTCCCGCCGTCGGACCATCTACGAGTATCACCGCGTGGAGCTGGACACCAGCAAGATCACCAACATGTCGGCCGTGGAGTTCACCCCGCTGCCCA CTTGTCTCCAGCACCAGAGCTGTGAAACCTGTGTGACCTCGGAGCTGACCTTCAACTGCAGCTGGTGCCACGTCCTGCAGAG ATGTTCCAGTGGCTTTGACCGATACCGTGAGGAGTGGCTGTCCTACGGCTGTGGCCAGGAG tcaGATGAGAAGACTTGTGAGGATTTAGCAGAAGGCGACCGCTATTCGGCGTCTCCTGGCAGCTCTTTCTCGCCGCTGGATGAGGACGTCACCACCTCCACGTCCTCGCTCTTCATCGACAGCCTCACTACAGAAG aTGATACGAAGCTCAATCAGTATGCAGGAAGCGAAG GTGTGGGAAGCAGGCTTCCTTCCAAGAAAGCGGGTGCCCCGATTCACACTGGCACTATCGTGGGGATCGTTCTGGCTGTGGTGCTCATTGCAGCTATAATCCTTGCTGGAATTTACGTTAACAGCCACCCCACCTCCAACGCTGCCCTCTTCTTCATTGAG CGAAGGCCACATCACTGGCCTGCCATGAAATTCCGAAATCACACCAACCACGCGACGTACTCAGAGGTGGAGCCAGCCAGCCAGGAGAAGGAGGGCTTTGTCGAAGCAGAACAGTGCTGA